From Streptomyces sp. GSL17-111, one genomic window encodes:
- a CDS encoding bifunctional DNA primase/polymerase has product MGFTIGGIRELRELRQTARRGRRLGRPQSPVSTAVAEYTGLWGWAVAPGARAVRDAGRTVCSCGAPTCPEPGAHPLAAAPEVPAGTTLGEAGRAWSDVPGAALLLPTGRSFDVVDVPEDVGRRALVRLERMGLPVGPVAVAPHGRTWFLVAPGAAAELPGLLSRTGCDAVGPDLRCLGPGAYITAPPSDLGGLGPVRWLRPPTLEAAGRPPEARLLLGTLLRLTRRVPAARP; this is encoded by the coding sequence ATGGGCTTCACGATCGGCGGCATCCGGGAGTTGCGGGAGTTGCGGCAGACGGCACGCCGTGGCCGGAGGCTCGGCCGGCCGCAGAGCCCGGTGAGCACCGCGGTGGCGGAGTACACCGGGCTGTGGGGCTGGGCGGTCGCCCCCGGAGCGCGAGCCGTGCGCGACGCGGGCCGCACCGTGTGTTCCTGCGGCGCCCCCACCTGCCCCGAGCCCGGCGCCCATCCCCTCGCCGCCGCCCCCGAGGTGCCCGCGGGCACGACGCTGGGCGAGGCCGGCCGCGCCTGGAGCGACGTCCCGGGTGCGGCGCTGCTGCTGCCGACGGGCCGGTCCTTCGACGTCGTCGACGTGCCCGAGGACGTCGGACGGCGGGCCCTGGTGCGGTTGGAGCGCATGGGCCTGCCGGTCGGTCCCGTCGCCGTGGCACCGCACGGGCGGACCTGGTTCCTGGTGGCGCCGGGGGCGGCGGCGGAGCTGCCGGGGCTGCTGTCGCGCACCGGCTGCGACGCCGTCGGCCCCGACCTGCGGTGCCTCGGCCCGGGCGCGTACATCACCGCGCCGCCCTCGGATCTCGGTGGCCTCGGCCCCGTCCGGTGGCTCCGCCCGCCGACGCTGGAGGCGGCCGGACGACCGCCGGAGGCCCGGCTGCTGCTCGGCACGCTGCTACGGCTGACCCGGCGCGTGCCCGCCGCCCGGCCGTAG
- the ftsY gene encoding signal recognition particle-docking protein FtsY, whose product MEIVILLVVIAVVALGVISGLVVSGRRKKEVPPPEGDAPTITAPPREPHVGEEAEGTPEAPGRTIDEVGLPGVTDAPPVTEEVAPPPPVEVPEPSAGRLVRLRARLSRSQTSLGKGLLTLLSRDHLDEDTWEEVEDTLLTADVGVTPTQELVDRLRERVKVLGTRSPDELRALLREELLTLVGTDLDRTVHTEASGAVDRPGVVLVVGVNGTGKTTTTGKLARVLVADGKSVVLGAADTFRAAAADQLQTWGERVGARTVRGPEAGDPASVAFDAVKEGTAEGADVVLIDTAGRLHTKTGLMDELGKVKRVVEKQGPVDEVLLVLDATTGQNGLVQARVFAEVVNITGIVLTKLDGTAKGGIVIAVQRELGVPVKLVGLGEGPDDLAPFEPEAFVDALLGD is encoded by the coding sequence ATGGAAATCGTCATCCTGCTCGTCGTCATCGCCGTGGTCGCTCTCGGTGTCATCAGCGGGCTCGTCGTCAGCGGGCGCCGCAAGAAGGAGGTGCCGCCGCCGGAGGGCGACGCACCGACGATCACCGCACCGCCGAGGGAACCGCACGTCGGCGAGGAGGCCGAGGGCACTCCCGAGGCCCCCGGCCGCACCATCGACGAGGTCGGCCTCCCCGGCGTCACGGACGCGCCGCCCGTCACCGAGGAGGTGGCACCCCCGCCGCCCGTCGAGGTCCCCGAGCCGTCCGCCGGCCGGCTCGTCCGGCTGCGCGCCCGCCTCTCCCGGTCCCAGACCTCCCTCGGCAAGGGCCTGCTGACCCTCCTCTCCCGGGACCATCTCGACGAGGACACCTGGGAGGAGGTCGAGGACACCCTCCTGACCGCTGACGTCGGCGTCACGCCCACCCAGGAGCTGGTCGACCGACTGCGTGAGCGCGTCAAGGTCCTCGGCACCCGCAGCCCCGACGAGCTGCGCGCCCTGCTGCGCGAGGAGCTGCTGACGCTCGTCGGGACCGACCTCGACCGCACCGTCCACACCGAGGCCTCCGGCGCCGTGGACCGGCCCGGTGTCGTCCTGGTCGTCGGCGTCAACGGCACCGGCAAGACCACGACGACCGGCAAGCTCGCCCGCGTCCTCGTCGCCGACGGGAAGTCCGTGGTGCTCGGCGCGGCCGACACCTTCCGCGCGGCCGCCGCCGACCAGCTCCAGACCTGGGGCGAGCGGGTCGGCGCCCGCACCGTGCGCGGTCCCGAGGCCGGCGACCCGGCCTCCGTCGCCTTCGACGCCGTCAAGGAGGGCACCGCCGAGGGCGCCGACGTCGTTCTGATCGACACGGCCGGGCGTCTGCACACCAAGACGGGCCTCATGGACGAGCTCGGCAAGGTCAAACGGGTCGTGGAGAAGCAGGGCCCCGTCGACGAGGTCCTGCTGGTCCTCGACGCCACCACCGGTCAGAACGGCCTCGTGCAGGCGCGCGTGTTCGCCGAGGTCGTGAACATCACCGGCATCGTGCTCACGAAGCTCGACGGCACCGCGAAGGGCGGCATCGTCATCGCCGTGCAGCGGGAGCTGGGCGTCCCGGTGAAGCTGGTCGGTCTGGGGGAGGGCCCCGACGACCTCGCGCCCTTCGAGCCGGAGGCGTTCGTGGACGCGCTGCTCGGCGACTGA
- a CDS encoding sugar porter family MFS transporter — translation MTSTEQVGDGAVGRPRQLTYVIFIAASAAMGGFLFGYDSAVINGAVEGIRGKFDVGDATLGAVIAIALLGAALGAMIAGRLADRLGRLRVMRLAAVFFGMSALGSMLPFTLWDLAVWRTLGGVAIGMASVIAPAYIAEVAPAAYRGRLASFQQAAIVLGIACSQLVNYGLLTLADGEQRGELLGLEAWQLMLGIEIVPALVYGLLALRIPESPRYLVAQGRTAEAEAVLAQVEPQRVDVRAEVARIATQMRREHKPSLKDLTGGRFGLLPIVWVGIGLSMFQQLVGINVIFYYSSSLWQSVGIDPAGSFFYSFTTSIINIVGTVIAMIFVDRLGRKPLALIGSVGMAISLALAAWAFSFTTGTGDDVSLPDAQGAVALVAAHSFVLFFALSWGVVVWVMLGEMFPNRMRAAALGVAAGAQWVTNWLITASFPSLSGWNLSGSYMIYTAFAVLSVPFILKWVPETKGKALEEMG, via the coding sequence GTGACCAGCACCGAGCAGGTGGGCGACGGCGCCGTAGGACGGCCCCGGCAGCTCACCTACGTCATCTTCATCGCCGCGTCGGCCGCCATGGGCGGCTTCCTCTTCGGCTACGACAGCGCCGTGATCAACGGCGCCGTGGAAGGCATCCGGGGGAAGTTCGACGTCGGAGACGCCACCCTGGGCGCCGTCATCGCCATCGCCCTGCTCGGCGCGGCGCTCGGCGCCATGATCGCCGGACGCCTCGCCGACCGCCTCGGACGTCTGCGCGTCATGCGACTGGCGGCGGTCTTCTTCGGCATGAGCGCCCTGGGCTCCATGCTGCCGTTCACGCTGTGGGACCTGGCCGTGTGGCGCACCCTGGGCGGCGTGGCCATCGGTATGGCCTCCGTCATCGCCCCGGCCTACATCGCCGAGGTCGCCCCCGCCGCCTACCGCGGGCGGCTCGCCTCCTTCCAGCAGGCCGCCATCGTGCTCGGCATCGCCTGCTCCCAGCTCGTCAACTACGGGCTCCTCACCCTCGCCGACGGCGAGCAGCGCGGTGAGCTGCTCGGGCTGGAGGCCTGGCAGCTCATGCTGGGCATCGAGATCGTGCCCGCGCTCGTCTACGGGCTGCTCGCGCTGCGGATCCCCGAGTCGCCGCGCTACCTGGTGGCCCAGGGCCGCACCGCAGAGGCCGAGGCCGTGCTGGCCCAGGTCGAGCCGCAGCGCGTGGACGTGCGGGCCGAGGTCGCCCGCATCGCCACCCAGATGCGCCGGGAGCACAAGCCGAGCCTGAAGGACCTCACCGGCGGACGCTTCGGCCTGCTGCCGATCGTGTGGGTCGGCATCGGCCTGTCGATGTTCCAGCAGCTCGTCGGCATCAACGTGATCTTCTACTACAGCTCCTCGCTGTGGCAGTCCGTCGGCATCGACCCGGCCGGCTCGTTCTTCTACTCCTTCACCACCTCGATCATCAACATCGTCGGTACGGTGATCGCGATGATCTTCGTGGACCGGCTGGGCCGCAAGCCGCTCGCCCTGATCGGCTCCGTCGGCATGGCGATCTCCCTCGCCCTGGCCGCCTGGGCGTTCTCCTTCACAACGGGCACTGGCGACGACGTCAGCCTGCCCGACGCACAGGGCGCCGTCGCCCTGGTCGCCGCGCACTCCTTCGTGCTCTTCTTCGCCCTTTCGTGGGGTGTCGTCGTCTGGGTGATGCTCGGCGAGATGTTCCCGAACCGCATGCGGGCCGCCGCGCTGGGTGTCGCCGCAGGTGCCCAATGGGTCACCAACTGGCTGATCACCGCGAGCTTCCCCTCGCTCTCCGGCTGGAACCTCTCCGGCTCCTACATGATCTACACCGCCTTCGCCGTGCTCTCCGTCCCGTTCATCCTCAAGTGGGTGCCGGAGACGAAGGGCAAGGCGTTGGAGGAGATGGGCTGA
- the smc gene encoding chromosome segregation protein SMC, whose product MHLKSLTLRGFKSFASATTLRFEPGITCVVGPNGSGKSNVVDALSWVMGEQGAKSLRGGKMEDVIFAGTSGPSGRAALGRAEVSLTIDNADGALPIDYAEVTITRIMFRNGGSEYQLNGDTCRLLDIQELLSDSGIGREMHVIVGQGQLDGVLHADPTGRRAFIEEAAGVLKHRKRKEKALRKLDAMQTNLARVQDLTDELRRQLKPLGRQAAAARKAAVIQADLRDARLRLLADDLVALQQALRAEVADEAALKERKDAAEAALRTAQQRETALEDEVRRLTPRLQETQQTWHALSQLAERVRGTISLADARVTSARSVPVEERRGREPEELEREARRVREQEAELEAALEAASRALEDTAEHRAELELRLAEEERQLKDVAREIARRREELARLGGQAAAARSRAASAQAEIDRLSAARDDARRRAVAAQEEYEVLQAEVDGLDEGDAELAARYEAAREELARAETEAGAVRDELAVADRERAATAARREALALGLRRKDGTGALLEARHELTGLLGPAAELLTVTPGYEVPVAAALGAAADAVAVDGPGAAAEALRRLRKLDAGRAALLVGGAGPPGAAVGPEGLTYAAGLVRGPEELLPAVRRLLADVVVVDTLEAAVELLRAVPGITTVTADGDLLGAHFAQGGSAGAPSLLETQAAVDEAASTLERLEARCAELTDARDRAAERRRECAAAAEELGRRRSTAYREKSAVAARLGRLAGQAKGAAGEAERCEAAVAKAEDALAQATEAATELAERLAVAQETADTLEEPDPAVRDRLAADGANARQTEMEARLQVRTHEERVKALAGRADGLDRAARAEREARDRAERRRARARHDAAVAAAVADGARQLLAHVEVSVTRAEQERGAAERARAERDRELTAERARGRELKAELDKLTDSVHRGEVLGAEKRMRIEQLQARALEELGVEPDVLVAEYGPDQPVPPSPAAEGEVLPEDPDHPRNRPVPFDRAEQEKRLAAAERAYQKLGKINPLALEEFAALEERHQFLSEQLDDLKKTRSDLLQVVKDVDERVRQVFTEAFHDTAREFEGVFSRLFPGGDGRLVLTDPDDMLTTGVDVEARPPGKKVKRLSLLSGGERSLTAVALLVSIFKARPSPFYVMDEVEAALDDTNLQRLIRIMKELQESSQLIVITHQKRTMEVADALYGVSMQGDGVSKVISQRLG is encoded by the coding sequence GTGCACCTCAAGAGCCTGACCCTGCGCGGGTTCAAATCCTTCGCCTCGGCCACCACGCTGCGCTTCGAGCCCGGCATCACCTGTGTGGTCGGGCCGAACGGCTCGGGCAAGTCGAACGTGGTGGACGCCCTCTCGTGGGTGATGGGGGAGCAGGGCGCCAAGTCCCTGCGCGGCGGCAAGATGGAGGACGTCATCTTCGCCGGGACGTCCGGCCCCTCGGGCCGGGCCGCGCTGGGCCGAGCCGAGGTCTCCCTCACCATCGACAACGCCGACGGCGCGCTGCCCATCGACTACGCCGAGGTCACCATCACGCGGATCATGTTCCGCAACGGTGGCAGCGAGTACCAGCTCAACGGCGACACCTGTCGGCTGCTCGACATCCAGGAACTGCTCTCGGACTCCGGTATCGGCCGGGAGATGCACGTCATCGTCGGGCAGGGCCAGCTCGACGGCGTCCTCCACGCCGACCCGACCGGGCGCCGTGCCTTCATCGAGGAGGCCGCGGGCGTCCTCAAGCACCGCAAGCGCAAGGAGAAGGCGCTGCGGAAGCTCGACGCGATGCAGACGAACCTGGCCCGCGTCCAGGACCTCACCGACGAACTCCGCCGCCAGCTCAAGCCGCTCGGCCGGCAGGCCGCCGCGGCCCGGAAGGCAGCCGTCATCCAGGCGGACCTGCGCGACGCGCGGCTGCGCCTGCTGGCCGACGACCTGGTGGCCCTCCAGCAGGCTCTGCGTGCCGAGGTCGCCGACGAGGCGGCGCTCAAGGAGCGCAAGGACGCCGCCGAGGCCGCGCTGCGCACCGCGCAGCAACGTGAGACGGCTCTGGAGGACGAGGTGCGCCGCCTCACGCCGCGCCTCCAGGAGACCCAGCAGACCTGGCACGCGCTGTCGCAGCTCGCCGAACGCGTACGCGGCACCATCAGCCTCGCCGACGCGCGCGTCACCAGCGCCCGCAGCGTGCCGGTGGAGGAGCGGCGCGGCCGGGAGCCGGAGGAACTGGAGCGCGAGGCCCGGCGCGTCCGCGAGCAGGAGGCGGAGCTCGAGGCCGCGCTGGAGGCGGCCTCCCGGGCGCTGGAGGACACCGCCGAGCACCGCGCGGAGCTGGAGCTCCGCCTGGCCGAGGAGGAGCGGCAGCTCAAGGACGTGGCCCGCGAGATCGCCCGGCGCCGTGAGGAGCTGGCCCGGCTGGGCGGGCAGGCGGCCGCGGCCCGCAGCAGGGCCGCCTCCGCCCAGGCCGAGATCGACCGGCTGAGCGCGGCGCGGGACGACGCGCGTCGGCGTGCCGTCGCCGCGCAGGAGGAGTACGAGGTCCTCCAGGCCGAGGTCGACGGTCTCGACGAAGGGGACGCCGAACTGGCCGCCCGGTACGAGGCCGCCCGCGAGGAGCTGGCGCGGGCGGAGACGGAGGCGGGCGCCGTCCGCGACGAACTGGCCGTCGCCGACCGGGAGCGCGCGGCCACCGCGGCACGCCGGGAGGCCCTCGCGCTCGGTCTGCGCCGCAAGGACGGCACCGGCGCGCTGCTGGAGGCCCGCCACGAGCTCACCGGGCTGCTCGGCCCGGCCGCCGAACTGCTGACCGTCACGCCCGGGTACGAGGTCCCGGTCGCCGCCGCGCTCGGCGCCGCCGCCGACGCCGTCGCCGTGGACGGGCCCGGAGCGGCGGCGGAGGCCCTGCGGCGGCTGCGCAAGCTCGACGCCGGCCGGGCGGCCCTGCTCGTCGGCGGTGCCGGGCCGCCCGGAGCGGCCGTCGGACCGGAGGGCCTGACCTACGCGGCGGGGCTCGTGCGCGGCCCGGAGGAGCTGTTGCCGGCCGTACGGCGGTTGCTGGCCGACGTCGTCGTCGTCGACACGCTGGAGGCGGCCGTCGAACTGCTGCGCGCGGTGCCGGGGATCACCACGGTCACGGCCGACGGTGATCTGCTCGGGGCGCACTTCGCACAGGGCGGTTCCGCCGGAGCGCCGAGCCTGCTGGAGACCCAGGCGGCAGTGGACGAGGCCGCCAGCACGCTGGAGCGGCTGGAGGCGCGGTGCGCTGAGCTGACCGATGCCCGGGACCGGGCCGCCGAGCGGCGCCGTGAGTGTGCCGCGGCGGCCGAGGAGCTGGGTCGCCGGCGCAGCACCGCCTACCGCGAGAAGTCCGCCGTCGCCGCCCGGCTCGGTCGGCTCGCCGGGCAGGCCAAGGGGGCGGCGGGGGAGGCGGAGCGCTGCGAGGCGGCGGTGGCCAAGGCCGAGGACGCCCTGGCGCAGGCGACCGAGGCCGCCACCGAGCTGGCCGAGCGGCTGGCCGTCGCCCAGGAGACGGCCGACACCCTGGAGGAGCCGGACCCGGCCGTGCGCGACCGGCTCGCCGCCGACGGCGCCAACGCCCGCCAGACCGAGATGGAGGCCCGCCTCCAGGTCCGCACGCACGAGGAACGCGTCAAGGCGCTGGCGGGCCGGGCGGACGGACTGGACCGGGCCGCGCGGGCCGAGCGGGAGGCACGGGACCGGGCCGAACGGCGCCGGGCCCGCGCGCGTCACGATGCGGCGGTGGCCGCGGCGGTGGCCGACGGAGCCCGGCAGCTGCTGGCCCACGTCGAGGTGTCCGTCACCCGGGCCGAGCAGGAGCGCGGCGCTGCGGAACGCGCCCGTGCCGAGCGGGACCGCGAGCTGACGGCCGAGCGCGCGCGGGGCCGGGAGCTGAAGGCCGAGCTGGACAAGCTCACGGACTCGGTCCACCGGGGAGAGGTCCTGGGCGCGGAGAAGCGGATGCGCATCGAGCAGCTGCAGGCCCGCGCCCTGGAGGAACTGGGCGTCGAGCCGGACGTCCTGGTCGCCGAGTACGGACCCGACCAGCCCGTGCCCCCCTCTCCGGCGGCCGAGGGCGAGGTGCTGCCGGAGGATCCGGACCACCCGCGCAACCGTCCCGTCCCGTTCGACCGGGCCGAGCAGGAGAAGCGGCTGGCCGCCGCGGAGCGCGCCTACCAGAAGCTCGGCAAGATCAACCCGCTGGCGCTGGAGGAGTTCGCGGCCCTGGAGGAACGCCACCAGTTCCTCAGCGAGCAGCTCGACGACCTGAAGAAGACGCGCAGTGATCTGCTCCAGGTCGTCAAGGACGTGGACGAGCGGGTGCGGCAGGTCTTCACCGAGGCCTTCCACGACACGGCCCGCGAGTTCGAGGGCGTGTTCTCGCGGCTGTTCCCGGGCGGCGACGGACGGCTCGTGCTGACCGATCCCGACGACATGCTCACCACCGGCGTCGACGTCGAGGCCCGCCCGCCGGGCAAGAAGGTGAAACGGCTCTCGCTGCTCTCCGGCGGGGAACGCTCGCTGACCGCCGTCGCGCTGCTGGTATCGATCTTCAAGGCACGGCCGAGTCCCTTCTACGTCATGGACGAGGTCGAGGCCGCGCTGGACGACACCAACCTCCAGCGGCTCATCCGGATCATGAAGGAACTGCAGGAGAGTTCACAGCTCATCGTGATCACCCACCAGAAGCGCACGATGGAGGTGGCCGACGCGCTGTACGGCGTGTCGATGCAGGGGGACGGCGTCTCCAAGGTGATCAGTCAGCGACTCGGCTGA
- a CDS encoding acylphosphatase, with the protein MPDGGEPADVRLTAWVRGTVQGVGFRWYTRANALRIGELTGFAVNLPDGRVQVVAEGPRTRCAALLDWLTGPRTPGDVIGVTEIWSAPRGGYPDFEIR; encoded by the coding sequence GTGCCCGATGGCGGCGAACCGGCGGACGTCCGGCTCACGGCCTGGGTGCGCGGGACCGTCCAGGGGGTCGGATTCCGCTGGTACACCAGGGCGAACGCGCTGCGCATCGGCGAGCTGACGGGCTTCGCCGTGAACCTCCCGGACGGCCGGGTCCAAGTCGTAGCCGAGGGGCCCCGGACACGCTGCGCCGCCCTGCTGGACTGGCTCACGGGCCCGCGGACACCCGGCGACGTGATCGGTGTCACGGAGATATGGAGTGCGCCGCGCGGCGGCTACCCGGACTTCGAGATCCGTTGA
- a CDS encoding CAP domain-containing protein: MSTVAVVGAVAVGSGVVPGLGDGFGLTDDGPATSVRAEDSASGTPGASEGAGEREGEGASRGEARSASPSAEPSTSTKPSEKPAKEPSKKPSAPPEAKRPAEPEPDRTTKPTPAAPKPETPKPKAPTTPGDSGVHSAAEARVLALVNQERGRAGCSPVRADAELAKLAGDYSKDMAVRGFFSHTDPDGRSPWDRADDAGVDHMGGENIARGQADAEAVMDAWMNSTGHRDNILNCAFTTLGVGAHFAGGGPWWTQAFGY; this comes from the coding sequence GTGTCCACGGTGGCCGTGGTGGGTGCTGTGGCGGTGGGGTCGGGCGTGGTACCCGGGCTTGGTGACGGCTTCGGGCTCACCGACGACGGGCCGGCCACGTCCGTGCGGGCCGAGGACTCCGCCTCCGGCACGCCCGGCGCTTCGGAGGGCGCCGGGGAGCGGGAGGGCGAAGGCGCCTCACGCGGCGAGGCGCGGTCCGCGTCCCCGTCGGCCGAGCCCTCGACGAGCACGAAGCCGTCCGAGAAGCCCGCGAAGGAGCCCTCGAAGAAGCCCTCCGCGCCGCCGGAGGCGAAACGTCCCGCCGAACCGGAACCGGACAGGACCACCAAGCCGACCCCCGCCGCCCCGAAGCCCGAGACGCCCAAGCCCAAGGCGCCGACGACGCCCGGGGACTCCGGCGTCCACTCCGCCGCCGAGGCCCGCGTGCTGGCCCTCGTCAACCAGGAGCGCGGCCGGGCCGGATGCAGCCCCGTGCGGGCCGACGCGGAGCTGGCGAAGCTGGCGGGCGACTACAGCAAGGACATGGCGGTCCGCGGCTTCTTCTCCCACACCGACCCCGACGGCCGCAGCCCGTGGGACCGGGCCGACGACGCCGGCGTGGACCACATGGGCGGCGAGAACATCGCCCGGGGCCAGGCGGACGCCGAGGCGGTGATGGACGCGTGGATGAACAGCACCGGGCACCGCGACAACATCCTGAACTGCGCCTTCACCACCCTGGGCGTCGGCGCGCACTTCGCCGGCGGCGGCCCCTGGTGGACCCAGGCCTTCGGTTACTGA
- the mutM gene encoding bifunctional DNA-formamidopyrimidine glycosylase/DNA-(apurinic or apyrimidinic site) lyase encodes MPELPEVEVVRRGLDRWVAGRTVEAVTVLHPRAVRRHVAGPTDFAARLVGCRLDAVERRGKYLWLPLGPPGTAPGEAGPSAFAVLAHLGMSGQLLVQPAAAPDERHLRVRVTFADEAEGELRFVDQRTFGGLSLHPMTPEGLPEVIAHIARDPLDPAFDEAAFHAALRSRRTTIKRALLDQSLISGVGNIYADEALWRSRLHYDRPTATLTRARSAELLGHVRDVMNAALAVGGTSFDSLYVNVNGESGYFDRSLDAYGREDEPCRRCGAPIRRRPWMNRSSYHCPRCQRPWRPRAAGAGTARPGQ; translated from the coding sequence GTGCCCGAACTGCCCGAGGTGGAGGTCGTCCGGCGCGGTCTGGACCGCTGGGTCGCCGGCCGGACGGTCGAGGCCGTCACGGTCCTCCACCCGCGTGCGGTCCGCCGTCACGTCGCCGGGCCGACCGACTTCGCGGCCCGGCTCGTCGGCTGCCGCCTCGACGCCGTCGAGCGCCGGGGCAAGTACCTGTGGCTGCCGCTCGGCCCGCCCGGCACCGCGCCGGGCGAGGCCGGGCCGTCGGCGTTCGCGGTCCTGGCCCATCTCGGGATGAGCGGCCAGCTCCTCGTCCAGCCCGCCGCCGCGCCCGACGAGCGGCACCTGCGGGTGCGCGTCACCTTCGCCGACGAGGCCGAGGGCGAGCTGCGCTTCGTCGACCAGCGCACGTTCGGCGGGCTCTCCCTCCACCCGATGACGCCGGAGGGGCTGCCCGAGGTGATCGCGCACATCGCCCGGGACCCGCTCGACCCCGCGTTCGACGAGGCGGCCTTCCACGCCGCGCTGCGGTCGCGGCGCACGACGATCAAACGCGCCCTGCTCGACCAGTCACTGATCAGCGGTGTCGGCAACATCTACGCCGACGAGGCCCTCTGGCGCTCCCGGCTGCACTACGACCGGCCGACCGCCACGCTGACGCGGGCCCGGTCGGCGGAGCTGCTCGGCCACGTCCGCGACGTGATGAACGCGGCGCTGGCCGTCGGGGGCACGAGCTTCGACAGCCTCTACGTGAACGTCAACGGGGAGTCCGGGTACTTCGACCGGTCCCTGGACGCCTACGGACGCGAGGACGAGCCGTGCCGCAGGTGCGGTGCGCCGATACGCCGTCGCCCGTGGATGAACCGCTCCAGCTACCACTGCCCGCGCTGTCAGCGGCCCTGGCGCCCGCGCGCGGCGGGAGCCGGGACCGCCCGGCCGGGTCAGTAA
- the rnc gene encoding ribonuclease III, which produces MSDASTPKRAAAGLVDAASSHTLLEGRLGYHLESALLTRALTHRSFAYENGGLPTNERLEFLGDSVLGLVVTDTLYRTHPELPEGQLAKLRAAVVNSRALAEVARGLDLGAFVRLGRGEEGTGGRNKASILADTLEAVIGAVYLDQGLTAAEELVHRLFDPLIEKSAGLGAGLDWKTSLQELTAAEGLGVPEYAVTETGPDHEKTFTAAARVGGVAYGTGTGRSKKEAEQQAAETAWREIRAASDAARAEGGAAATSDGTPAGSAS; this is translated from the coding sequence ATGTCAGACGCCAGTACGCCCAAGCGGGCAGCGGCGGGTCTGGTGGATGCGGCCTCGTCCCACACGCTTCTGGAAGGGCGGCTCGGGTATCACCTTGAGTCCGCCCTTCTGACGCGTGCGCTGACGCACCGCAGCTTCGCGTACGAGAACGGCGGGCTCCCCACGAACGAGCGCCTGGAGTTCCTCGGCGACTCGGTCCTGGGCCTCGTGGTGACCGACACGCTCTACCGCACCCATCCCGAACTGCCCGAGGGCCAGCTTGCGAAGCTGCGTGCCGCGGTGGTCAACTCCCGGGCCCTCGCCGAGGTGGCCCGCGGCCTCGACCTCGGCGCCTTCGTGCGTCTGGGCCGGGGTGAGGAGGGGACCGGTGGCCGGAACAAGGCATCGATCCTCGCGGACACCCTGGAAGCGGTGATCGGTGCCGTCTACCTCGACCAGGGGCTGACGGCGGCCGAGGAGCTGGTCCACCGGCTCTTCGACCCGCTGATCGAGAAGTCCGCGGGGCTGGGCGCCGGCCTGGACTGGAAGACCAGCCTCCAGGAGCTCACGGCGGCCGAGGGGCTCGGGGTGCCCGAGTACGCGGTCACCGAGACCGGCCCCGACCACGAGAAGACCTTCACGGCTGCCGCCCGCGTCGGTGGTGTCGCGTACGGCACCGGCACCGGCCGCAGCAAGAAGGAAGCGGAACAACAGGCGGCCGAGACCGCCTGGCGGGAGATCCGCGCGGCCTCCGACGCCGCGCGGGCCGAGGGCGGCGCGGCCGCGACGTCCGACGGGACCCCCGCCGGATCGGCGAGCTGA
- the rpmF gene encoding 50S ribosomal protein L32, which translates to MAVPKRKMSRSNTRHRRSQWKAAVPTLVACERCSEPKQQHIACPSCGTYNKRQVLDV; encoded by the coding sequence GTGGCCGTTCCCAAGCGGAAGATGTCGCGCAGCAACACGCGCCACCGCCGGTCGCAGTGGAAGGCTGCGGTCCCCACTCTGGTGGCGTGCGAGCGCTGCTCGGAGCCCAAGCAGCAGCACATCGCGTGCCCGAGCTGCGGCACCTACAACAAGCGTCAGGTTCTGGACGTCTGA
- a CDS encoding YceD family protein, with amino-acid sequence MNAPLDHRAPLVFDTRELGRRPGAMKRLTRTVDAPKDLGTEVIGVPEGAPVELDLRLEAVMEGVLVTGTADAPLTGECVRCLEPLEQECEAEFQELFSYPETDDRGRVAHVADDAEGAGDEEGVLRLEGDLFDLEPVLRDAVVLSLSMQPVCQEDCPGLCPRCGFRLADDPDHQHNEAADIRWAALEGLAEDIRHGEKDNVNGTAPGADEKQEK; translated from the coding sequence CTGAACGCCCCCCTCGACCACCGTGCTCCGCTCGTGTTCGACACGCGCGAGCTGGGCCGTCGTCCCGGTGCGATGAAGCGGCTCACCCGCACGGTCGACGCCCCGAAGGACCTCGGCACGGAGGTCATCGGCGTGCCCGAGGGCGCTCCTGTCGAGCTCGACCTCCGGCTGGAGGCGGTGATGGAGGGCGTGCTCGTCACGGGGACCGCCGACGCACCGCTGACCGGGGAGTGCGTAAGGTGTCTGGAGCCGCTGGAGCAGGAATGTGAGGCGGAGTTCCAGGAGCTGTTCTCCTACCCCGAGACCGACGACCGCGGCCGTGTCGCGCACGTCGCCGACGACGCCGAGGGCGCTGGGGACGAGGAGGGCGTGCTCCGCCTCGAGGGCGACCTGTTCGACCTCGAACCCGTACTGCGGGACGCGGTGGTGCTGTCGCTGTCCATGCAGCCCGTCTGCCAGGAGGACTGCCCGGGGCTCTGCCCACGGTGCGGTTTCCGGCTGGCGGACGATCCGGACCACCAGCACAACGAGGCCGCCGACATCCGGTGGGCGGCCCTGGAGGGACTCGCCGAGGACATCCGCCACGGTGAGAAGGACAACGTGAACGGCACCGCACCCGGTGCCGACGAGAAGCAGGAGAAGTAG